A single Sulfurimonas aquatica DNA region contains:
- a CDS encoding ion transporter: MIKRLIIDGAYYLQTSKAYQAKKVFFYNLLENNQYKYKKYVDIFMVTLIFISVAVLIREVKHEVPDYLRFFSSYVVSIIFFIEYILRLWINSSVTSIIVQQADHNSFLSQDLSLFKVLKKILYVKLKYIFSIRAIIDLLAVLPFFHELRLLRVFILFRIFKLFRYARSFQMLIGVLQSKKFEFITLGVFASIVIFVSSILIYVMEANNTSSAINTLFEAVYWSIVTISTVGYGDVTPVTTEGRVVAMLVITAGIAVLAFTTSLVVSAFTEKLDEIKEVKTIEDINKLKRFYLVCGYESVAKEVTRKLLLQDSDIIVLDIDPLRIENARNDGLTVLPYDPGSIESYKKLNIDIKKQVKAILCLREDDVQNVYTALTVRSLDKDIFILSLLINDVNRKKLLFAGINNLVYPQELVGLMTKEFIGKPVAFEVIHELRSESNNVNIAEIAVTERIVENYPIVGEFGNKNFRVIILGVYKHTSDRFLFNPIDSTFLEVGDYIIAIGYDVFIKEFENHLDTKAKNG, encoded by the coding sequence ATGATAAAACGCCTGATTATAGATGGAGCATACTACTTACAAACATCTAAAGCTTATCAGGCAAAGAAAGTTTTTTTCTATAATCTTCTTGAAAACAATCAATATAAATATAAAAAATATGTAGACATATTTATGGTTACACTTATTTTTATTAGCGTAGCTGTGCTAATAAGAGAAGTGAAGCATGAAGTGCCTGATTACCTTAGATTTTTTAGTAGTTATGTCGTTTCGATTATATTTTTTATTGAGTATATCTTGAGACTTTGGATTAACAGTAGTGTAACAAGTATAATAGTACAACAAGCTGATCATAACTCTTTTCTATCTCAAGATTTAAGCCTTTTTAAAGTCTTAAAAAAAATCTTATATGTAAAATTAAAATATATTTTTTCTATTAGAGCCATTATTGATTTACTTGCTGTCCTTCCATTTTTCCATGAGTTAAGACTACTTCGCGTTTTTATACTTTTTCGTATTTTTAAACTCTTTCGTTATGCTAGAAGTTTTCAAATGCTTATTGGTGTATTGCAGAGTAAAAAATTTGAATTTATTACATTAGGGGTTTTTGCTTCCATTGTTATATTTGTCTCTTCTATTTTAATCTATGTTATGGAAGCCAACAATACGTCTTCGGCAATAAATACACTATTTGAAGCTGTCTATTGGTCTATCGTTACTATATCTACTGTTGGGTATGGAGATGTTACTCCTGTAACGACTGAGGGTAGAGTAGTAGCTATGCTTGTAATTACTGCAGGTATAGCAGTATTGGCATTTACGACCTCTTTAGTTGTTTCGGCATTTACGGAAAAGCTTGATGAAATTAAAGAAGTGAAAACAATAGAGGATATTAATAAATTAAAAAGATTTTATCTTGTATGTGGGTATGAGAGCGTTGCTAAAGAAGTGACACGTAAGCTATTGCTACAAGATAGTGATATTATAGTCCTAGATATAGATCCTCTAAGGATTGAAAATGCAAGAAATGATGGTTTAACGGTTCTACCTTATGACCCAGGAAGTATTGAAAGTTATAAAAAGTTAAACATAGATATTAAGAAGCAAGTAAAAGCGATTTTATGTTTACGAGAAGATGATGTTCAAAATGTTTATACGGCATTAACTGTACGCTCTTTAGATAAAGATATCTTTATACTCTCGCTGCTTATAAATGATGTAAATCGTAAAAAGCTACTCTTTGCAGGAATAAACAACTTAGTATATCCTCAAGAACTTGTAGGTCTAATGACTAAGGAGTTTATAGGTAAACCTGTTGCATTTGAAGTGATTCATGAACTTAGAAGTGAAAGTAACAATGTAAATATAGCTGAAATAGCAGTTACAGAAAGAATTGTAGAGAATTATCCTATTGTTGGAGAGTTTGGCAATAAAAACTTTAGAGTTATTATTCTAGGAGTATATAAACACACTAGTGATAGGTTTTTATTCAACCCAATAGATAGCACATTTTTAGAAGTTGGTGATTATATTATAGCTATTGGTTACGATGTTTTTATCAAAGAGTTTGAAAATCATCTTGATACAAAGGCCAAAAATGGATAA